One Vitis vinifera cultivar Pinot Noir 40024 chromosome 15, ASM3070453v1 genomic window, AGTCGTAATCACGGGGACGTCCCTCACGGTAACTTGGGGGAGGAGGCCTCTCAAACCTTTGCCCATAAGCATCATCTTCGTAAGTTCTCCTTGCTGCAGTCCGAGATGTATTTCTTGGAATATCAGAGTATCCAGATCCTCGGGTAGCATAGTCATCTCTATATGATGGGCGTCTCTCTGGGGCAACTCTAGAACCATAGTCTACAGCAGGTCTACTCCTCAAAGGAACCTCCTCACGCCGCCCATAATCCCTCTTCAAGTTCGGCTTAGGGTAAGCAGGAACTGAAAAACAAAGGCAATGTATAAACGCTCAACGAcattgtaatttttatttttatgttgaaaCATTCAGTTCAACAATAAGACCGGTAAAACACATTGGAAATTTGATACATACCAGGTGCTCTCCTGTCATAGGACCTTGATGGAGGAGGCAAGGGCCTGCCTCTTGGAGGCATGGCCATAACTGGGCGTCTATCCCTAAATCCAATTGGCCTCTTTACAGCAGCTGGTGGGAGACGAGGCCCTAAACCTCTTGCCCCACGCCCAGGAAAGCTACGTAGCGCTGGCCGAGCCCAGGAACCCCTGACACCTCGTACAGGCCCACCACGGCCAGGTCGGAAGTCTCCTCGAGAAATGTGTTTCCCTTTACCTCTCTGAAGTGGTCTTGACAGCCTAGCCCTCACTTTAGCCTGAAATGTAATTACAACTGGTAAAGAAAAGTCATCTGCAATTGATGCCCCAATCCAAAGGCACCTTAAGAAAAAATGCTGCAAGCATCAAAAGCTGATAGCAAGTCAAACCTTGTTTTCTCCTTCCCCCAACTCTGCATTGTTGATGCTTTTAGCACATGTAACTGCAGCATCATGAGTGTCAAAAGTGACAAAACCAAAATCCTTTCTCTTGGCAGATGGCATGTTCCGTGCAAGCTCAATCTTTTCAATCTCCCCATATTTCTTGAGAAGCTCCCGAACACGATCCTCATCCCATGAAGCAGGAAGACCATCAATGAAAACTGTTTTAACCTGAACTTATAAAAATGTGATCAGCAGACCATCTAAACTTAGTAAGCAAATTAGGTCAAAAGGGCATGGTTAATCCCATTAACTGTGCAGCATGTAGGCTCAAACAGAAATCTTTACATATAAACAGAAATCTTTACATATAAACAGAAACCATAGTTTCTACATATTTTTATCATGAAAACCTATGTAAGAAATTTAAACATGCAAAGAGCACCCAAAAATAATGAGAGACTCAAATACACATGGAATGACCATAATAGATTTAAAAACACAAATTTGAAGTGCTCTAATACAGTAGCCTTTTCCTATCctccatgaaaataaaaataaaaaagaatggaAGGAAAAATACACAAACCCTCAACCAGTAGGCATTACAAGTATCATAGAAACTAAGCCACATCTGATAAAAAGTAGCAAGAACATAATAGATCTAACCCATCTGAAAATTATGACAACCTTAAATGAGTGCATTaagtttgattaaaaatatttacctGTGCCATGATTTCATCACCAGGGTCAATGAAGGAATCTGCAAATGAAACCTTTGCAGTCCTATCTACACCAAACACAACATCTCTCTTCTGGAGACGCTTAAAAGCGTCCATGGCATCAGAACGGGAAGAGAACTCCAAGAAAGCAAAACCCCGATTCATTCCCTCATTGTTACTATCTTCAACCAATGTCAAATCCTCAACATTCTCTACTCCATAATGTTTTAACTTCTCTTTCAACTGGAATGGCATTCAATTTTAAACGGTaaggaaaatagaaattcctGATAACCACTAATAAAGATGGTTTGATGCTAGATGGTGACATTAAATACTCCAATATACTTACAGCTTCCTTGGTCCATGTCTTGCATATATTACCCAGAAAAAGGGTGTCGCTGTCTTGACTTGGAGTGACACCACACTGTTTCCCATTAACCTGGAATCGTGGGTTTCAAGAGAACTTAATTTAATACATAAAGTTAGATTATTTGTCATTCAAACTATGACAAGGTCGAGAATATACCACTGGATTTTTTAGCTCTGTGACAGCACGTTTCGCCTGTTCAACAGTTGCAAAACGCAAAAAAGCAAACCCCTTGTTCTTCTTTGTCTGAGGATTCATCATCAGTCTGACTTCAGTAACCTCACCAACTTGACTGAAAACCTTCCTTAGATCATCCTCAGTTGCATCTTTGTCTAGACCCCCAACAAATACTTCAAACTCCTTCCGCTTACGCCTCTCCTTAAAAACTTCATGGTGCTCTTCATCCTCTGCATCAACCATCTCTGCATGCTCCTGCAATTCACCAGCATGTTCATCATCCTCTTCACCCTCAAGTTCTTCAGGAACATCTTCCATTCCTTCTTCACCTACATCACCATCTTCCTCCTCACCAACATCCCCCTCCTCATTTTCCTCCTCCACTTCATCTCCCCCATCAGGAATGTCCTCTTGTTCGATTTCCTTCTCATCATAATCAACCCCACCATATTCTTCAGTTTCATATTCAGGTTCATTATCTTCCAGATCCAGCCGCTCATctttttcatattcatttttctcatattcGTCAACAGACTCCTTTATCTCATCTTCCTCTGTCATATGAAGAAAGCGGGTAGAAAAACCAATCCAGTCAACAGACATTGAAATTCCTCATTATCCTCAATTGAACTTTAGATGCAATTGAATAACAAAAAATCTACTGACAGTCCTTATACTCCAAAGTATGTGAATTATCACCCACTCAACGATACACAACCATATAAACAAGTGCACGGATGAAagataaaaacaagtttaaccCATCCAACTAGAAAAATTCACgaagtttgaagattttaatCATATTCATTGATTCATCTAAACTtcagaaaaataattcaaatttcctGCTTAAATGAGTAAACTTCATCAAATGACTAACAATTATTTGAAATGATTATGAGTTGACGATATAATCAACAGCCTCTACAAAATGTCAAAATCAGATATGTGTGCTTGCAAATTCACAACACAAAACCATGAATTCAATATGTCAAGGAAGTCATATTCCCCATGTTGTTGACAGCTGAATTCTTTTTAAAAGTAACTAAAAAAGAGACACAGTTTAGGAGGCACTAAAAAGGATTCATTTGAGTTTATAACCGATGTCTTTGTTTTTCTAAGCTTCAAACATtgcttaaaaaattgaattgacaAGCAATAAACGTAAGACAGATTTTCCTAACTCTCATTATCATACTAAAAAAGAAGCAATTGTTCAACagcatttttcaataaataattggTGGTGGTGGTCACATGGAATTGAGCATGAACCCTAAACTCTTGCCAGGCCTCACGGGCAGCAATCTTCCACCATTTAACCCCCCAAACTTGTtgcttattttccttttcagataagagaatcaaaatacttttttttccccaaaaccCATGAAGAAATACACAATTTTCAACACTTCCAACTATGACAGTAACCAccaggaaatatatatatataatcttccccccaaaattattaagaaatataCAATCTTTCGACAATTTCAAGCACAGCATACAAAGTATAGTTTTCCCAAAACCTAACTAGagatacaaaattattttagcAATTCAAAGAACCAAAACATGCAAGCGTATATTAGGAACAACACCATTAAAcaattaaaaccaaacataataccGAATCTCATTAGATCCGAAGCAAATCCCAACACAAACAAAGAGCAAAGCAAGAAAACTTACTCTTCACGGGAGACAATCTATTTGTATTCGATTCCTGTTCAGGTTCGGCCTTCGATTCCGGTTCCGGTTCAGGTTCCGGCTCAGGTTCAGGTTCCGGCACCGGCTCAGGTTCTGGAGCCTTTTC contains:
- the LOC100232913 gene encoding heterogeneous nuclear ribonucleoprotein Q, producing MPPRAVKKTAAATKRTPRATRGTPKVQPQPEASVEPVKAEEVSVPVVEVKEEVKVAEAVEVKVVEKAPEPEPVPEPEPEPEPEPEPESKAEPEQESNTNRLSPVKKEDEIKESVDEYEKNEYEKDERLDLEDNEPEYETEEYGGVDYDEKEIEQEDIPDGGDEVEEENEEGDVGEEEDGDVGEEGMEDVPEELEGEEDDEHAGELQEHAEMVDAEDEEHHEVFKERRKRKEFEVFVGGLDKDATEDDLRKVFSQVGEVTEVRLMMNPQTKKNKGFAFLRFATVEQAKRAVTELKNPVVNGKQCGVTPSQDSDTLFLGNICKTWTKEALKEKLKHYGVENVEDLTLVEDSNNEGMNRGFAFLEFSSRSDAMDAFKRLQKRDVVFGVDRTAKVSFADSFIDPGDEIMAQVKTVFIDGLPASWDEDRVRELLKKYGEIEKIELARNMPSAKRKDFGFVTFDTHDAAVTCAKSINNAELGEGENKAKVRARLSRPLQRGKGKHISRGDFRPGRGGPVRGVRGSWARPALRSFPGRGARGLGPRLPPAAVKRPIGFRDRRPVMAMPPRGRPLPPPSRSYDRRAPVPAYPKPNLKRDYGRREEVPLRSRPAVDYGSRVAPERRPSYRDDYATRGSGYSDIPRNTSRTAARRTYEDDAYGQRFERPPPPSYREGRPRDYDSIAGSKRPYGALDDVPPRYADASVRQSRARLDYEMSAGASQYGDAYGDRLGRSNLGYGGSRSSMSSQDSHGLYSSRQGMGYGGGSFGGSDVGGMYSSSYGSDYMPRGADVGGSSYSSLYSSRGVGGSSYMGSGGSGSYY